One genomic window of Caldivirga maquilingensis IC-167 includes the following:
- a CDS encoding TrmB family transcriptional regulator, producing the protein MMDDYVNSLLRMIGLSKYQLRVYLTLVERGPLTAGLIAKYADVPSSKVYSVLKSMVRLGLIDVDSGKRPEVFVAKPPKEMFNIVVSRINDIVEKAKPMINTLQMIYEASNQRTIKARSEMLFTVKGLQNTKNLARVIMLGNVKEVSVAIPYSQLLDDEVASMIIEATEKSEVKLLVTRDLVDYAKTLPPRVSLRVRDMMFGAGFIGDGVLLTIQYGADYLSLYSTQEYIIEIAKTYFETLWRESEPINR; encoded by the coding sequence ATGATGGATGATTACGTTAACTCATTGTTAAGGATGATTGGTTTATCTAAGTATCAGCTTAGGGTGTACTTGACCTTGGTTGAGAGGGGGCCTTTAACGGCTGGTTTAATAGCGAAGTACGCTGATGTGCCTTCATCTAAAGTTTACAGTGTTTTAAAGAGCATGGTTAGGTTGGGTTTGATTGATGTTGATTCAGGTAAGAGGCCTGAGGTTTTCGTGGCTAAGCCACCTAAGGAGATGTTTAATATTGTGGTATCTAGGATTAATGATATTGTCGAGAAGGCTAAGCCCATGATTAATACCCTTCAGATGATTTATGAGGCTTCAAACCAAAGGACGATTAAAGCTAGGAGTGAAATGCTCTTCACTGTTAAGGGGCTTCAGAACACTAAGAATTTAGCCAGGGTGATTATGCTGGGTAATGTGAAGGAGGTTAGTGTTGCAATACCATATAGCCAGCTTCTTGATGATGAGGTTGCCTCAATGATTATTGAGGCCACGGAGAAGTCTGAGGTTAAGTTACTTGTTACAAGGGATCTAGTTGATTACGCTAAGACCCTACCACCCAGGGTTAGTCTTAGGGTTAGGGATATGATGTTCGGCGCAGGCTTCATTGGGGATGGAGTATTATTAACTATTCAATATGGTGCCGACTACCTATCACTATACTCCACTCAGGAGTATATTATTGAGATAGCTAAGACGTACTTTGAAACCCTATGGAGGGAGTCAGAGCCCATTAATAGGTAA